A section of the Rhizomicrobium sp. genome encodes:
- a CDS encoding S41 family peptidase, giving the protein MKRLFLLALGVAGGFGLAVAASHFAYGAIGPHASAQNQILRFGEAFQAVRDNYLSKPADRKLVENAIGGMLSNLDAHSSYFDRDAYEAIQTKAAGAYGGIGLVVTVKNGAAQVVEPIDDTPASRAGLRKDDVLVAIDGVAMKGHTLEDVSSRMRGAIGTQVALSVGRGAAAPFDVKLTRESIEVERLTFRREGDVGYIKILAFSDRTDPDLRIAVATLKRAIGPSLKGFVIDLRNNGGGVLQAAIDVSDDFLNAGEIVSVRGRGAGAIERYDAHYGDIAGGKPVVLLINGGTASASEIVAGALQDHRRAAVLGTLSFGKGSVQSIIPLDNGAGGALHMTTARYYTPAGRSIQATGIVPDIVVSGGPDAPDYQREAELPHHLLAEGPPARPPGKSIEPAAGRAYDDFQLAMGLAYLHKTLAVESKSPDHA; this is encoded by the coding sequence ATGAAAAGGCTTTTCCTGCTGGCGCTGGGGGTGGCGGGCGGTTTCGGCCTCGCCGTCGCGGCGTCGCATTTCGCCTATGGCGCCATCGGGCCGCACGCGTCGGCGCAGAACCAGATCCTGCGCTTCGGCGAGGCGTTCCAGGCGGTGCGCGACAACTACCTGTCCAAGCCGGCGGACCGCAAGCTGGTCGAAAACGCCATCGGCGGCATGCTGAGCAATCTCGACGCCCATTCGAGCTATTTCGACCGCGACGCCTATGAGGCGATCCAGACCAAGGCGGCGGGCGCCTATGGCGGCATCGGCCTCGTCGTCACCGTCAAGAACGGCGCGGCGCAGGTGGTCGAGCCGATCGACGATACGCCGGCCTCGCGCGCCGGCCTGCGCAAGGACGACGTGCTCGTCGCCATCGACGGCGTGGCGATGAAGGGCCATACGCTGGAGGACGTGTCCTCGCGCATGCGCGGCGCCATCGGTACCCAGGTGGCGCTCTCGGTCGGGCGCGGCGCGGCGGCGCCGTTCGACGTCAAGCTGACGCGCGAGTCGATCGAGGTGGAGCGGCTGACCTTCCGCCGCGAGGGCGATGTCGGCTACATCAAGATCCTCGCCTTCAGCGACCGCACCGATCCCGACCTGCGCATCGCGGTCGCGACGCTGAAGCGCGCGATCGGCCCCTCGCTCAAGGGCTTCGTGATCGACCTGCGCAACAATGGCGGCGGCGTGCTGCAGGCCGCGATCGACGTCTCGGACGATTTCCTCAATGCCGGCGAGATCGTCTCGGTGCGCGGCCGCGGCGCCGGCGCCATCGAACGCTACGACGCCCATTACGGCGACATCGCGGGCGGCAAGCCCGTCGTGCTCCTCATCAACGGCGGCACGGCTTCGGCGTCGGAGATCGTCGCCGGCGCGCTGCAGGACCATCGCCGCGCCGCCGTCTTGGGCACGCTCAGCTTCGGCAAGGGCTCGGTGCAGTCGATCATCCCGCTCGACAACGGCGCGGGCGGGGCGCTGCACATGACCACGGCGCGCTATTACACGCCGGCCGGCCGCTCGATCCAGGCGACCGGCATCGTGCCGGACATCGTCGTCTCCGGCGGCCCCGACGCGCCGGACTACCAGCGCGAGGCCGAGCTGCCGCACCATCTCCTGGCCGAAGGGCCGCCCGCCAGGCCGCCGGGCAAGTCGATCGAGCCGGCGGCGGGCCGCGCCTATGACGATTTCCAGCTCGCGATGGGGCTAGCCTATCTGCACAAGACGCTGGCGGTCGAAAGCAAGTCGCCCGACCATGCCTGA
- a CDS encoding divergent polysaccharide deacetylase family protein, translating to MAASGTTGDDADASRGARPLVIAYFAVFAALILFGIAVVLFGDPRAGDPVVRVRLPQTPAKVAAVLAHPAVPEPVAAPAAGAGETAVPPAVVPATVTQPIYAGRALVADPALIEGTENGPLPKIAADGTPPMRAYAAPAFDNGKPRIAIVISGLGMSAKQTAAALASLPPQVTLAFAPYASDVQRWVAEARREGHEVLLEVPMEPFDFPDSDPGAHTLRSGAAEDANTERLVWALTRFTGYTGVTNLLGGRFLSDPDSLEPVMTYLARRGLLFYDNGAASHSSAPDVAARAGTSFTQATATIDKIQTAMEIDRELSELENAARVHGTASGAGFLYPVTVERVAQWAQGLSGRGFVLVPASAIVVPKK from the coding sequence ATGGCGGCGAGCGGCACGACCGGCGACGACGCGGACGCCTCGCGCGGGGCGCGCCCGCTCGTCATCGCCTATTTCGCCGTGTTCGCGGCCCTCATCCTGTTCGGCATCGCGGTGGTGCTGTTCGGCGATCCGCGCGCCGGCGATCCGGTCGTGCGCGTGCGCCTGCCCCAGACGCCGGCCAAAGTGGCCGCGGTGCTGGCCCATCCCGCCGTGCCCGAGCCCGTCGCGGCGCCGGCCGCCGGCGCGGGCGAGACCGCCGTCCCGCCCGCGGTCGTTCCGGCCACCGTCACGCAGCCGATCTATGCAGGGCGCGCCCTGGTCGCCGATCCGGCGCTGATCGAAGGCACCGAGAACGGTCCCTTGCCCAAGATCGCCGCCGACGGCACGCCGCCGATGCGCGCCTATGCGGCGCCGGCCTTCGACAACGGCAAGCCGCGCATCGCCATCGTCATCAGCGGCCTGGGCATGAGCGCCAAGCAGACGGCGGCCGCGCTCGCCAGCCTGCCGCCGCAGGTGACGCTCGCCTTCGCGCCTTATGCCAGCGACGTGCAGCGCTGGGTCGCCGAGGCGCGGCGCGAGGGCCATGAAGTCCTGCTCGAAGTCCCGATGGAGCCGTTCGACTTTCCCGACAGCGATCCCGGCGCGCACACGCTGCGCTCCGGCGCCGCCGAGGATGCCAACACCGAACGCCTGGTCTGGGCCCTGACGCGCTTCACCGGCTATACCGGCGTGACCAATCTTCTGGGCGGGCGATTCCTCTCCGATCCGGATTCGCTCGAACCGGTGATGACCTATCTCGCGCGGCGCGGGCTTCTGTTCTACGACAACGGCGCGGCGAGCCATTCCTCGGCGCCCGACGTCGCCGCGCGCGCCGGCACGTCCTTCACCCAGGCGACCGCCACCATCGACAAGATCCAGACCGCGATGGAGATCGACCGCGAGCTCTCCGAGCTGGAGAACGCCGCGCGTGTCCACGGCACCGCGTCCGGCGCCGGGTTCCTTTATCCCGTCACCGTCGAGCGCGTGGCGCAATGGGCCCAGGGCCTTTCCGGCCGGGGCTTTGTTCTGGTGCCCGCTTCCGCCATAGTCGTCCCGAAGAAATAG
- a CDS encoding S41 family peptidase, producing MNKIAFVGAGIAIGFVAALGILPAAHGANDMSAYRQLDLFSDAFERVRANYVRPVEDSELINAAIEGMVSNLDPHSSYMDAKAFADMQIQTKGSFGGIGIEVTMENGLVKIVSPIDNTPGAKAGLKAGDYIAAINGASVQGLNLNDAIDKMRGPAGSKITLTILRTTDKNAPKKPFDVTLTRAVVAVDEVRWHREGDIGYIRMPGFNENTASGLETAVRDLKRQVGPGLKGYVLDLRNNPGGLLDQAVQVSDDLLTAGEVVSTRGRHPDDTQRYDAHPGDITDGKPVIVLINAGTASASEIVAGALQDHHRATILGMTSFGKGSVQTIIPLTEGGGALRLTTARYYTPSGHSIQAQGIIPDVAVAAGDEDDVPKIARPSEADLPGHLAGEPLPKKPNQTVIRPPANAPKTGADGKPYDFQLNYALQLLHGKVAAIPASTAAAN from the coding sequence ATGAACAAGATCGCATTCGTCGGCGCCGGCATCGCCATCGGCTTCGTCGCCGCGCTGGGCATCCTGCCCGCCGCCCACGGCGCCAACGACATGAGCGCCTATCGCCAGCTCGATCTGTTCTCCGACGCGTTCGAGCGGGTGCGCGCCAATTACGTCCGGCCGGTCGAGGACAGCGAGCTGATCAACGCCGCCATCGAAGGCATGGTCTCCAACCTCGATCCGCATTCGAGCTACATGGATGCGAAAGCCTTCGCCGACATGCAGATCCAGACCAAGGGCTCGTTCGGCGGCATCGGCATCGAGGTCACGATGGAGAACGGCCTCGTCAAGATCGTCTCGCCGATCGACAATACGCCAGGCGCCAAGGCCGGCCTGAAGGCGGGCGACTATATCGCCGCGATCAACGGCGCCTCGGTCCAGGGCCTCAACCTCAACGACGCCATCGACAAGATGCGCGGCCCGGCGGGGAGCAAGATCACCCTCACCATCCTGCGCACCACCGACAAGAACGCGCCCAAGAAGCCGTTCGACGTGACGCTGACGCGCGCCGTCGTCGCGGTGGACGAGGTGCGCTGGCACCGCGAGGGCGACATCGGCTATATCCGCATGCCCGGCTTCAACGAGAACACGGCGAGCGGGCTCGAGACCGCGGTGCGCGATCTCAAGCGCCAGGTCGGCCCGGGCCTCAAGGGCTATGTCCTCGACCTGCGCAACAATCCCGGCGGCCTGCTCGACCAGGCGGTGCAGGTGTCCGACGACCTGCTGACCGCGGGCGAAGTGGTCTCGACGCGCGGCCGCCATCCCGACGACACGCAGCGCTACGACGCCCATCCCGGCGACATCACCGACGGCAAGCCGGTCATCGTGCTGATCAATGCCGGCACGGCCTCGGCGTCGGAGATCGTGGCCGGCGCGCTGCAGGACCATCACCGCGCGACGATCCTGGGCATGACCTCGTTCGGCAAGGGCTCGGTGCAGACCATCATCCCGCTCACCGAAGGCGGCGGCGCGCTGCGTCTCACCACGGCGCGCTATTACACGCCGTCCGGCCATTCGATCCAGGCCCAGGGCATCATCCCCGACGTGGCGGTCGCCGCCGGCGACGAGGACGATGTGCCGAAGATCGCCCGTCCGAGCGAGGCGGACCTGCCCGGCCATCTGGCGGGCGAGCCGCTGCCGAAGAAGCCGAACCAGACGGTGATCCGTCCGCCGGCCAATGCGCCCAAGACGGGCGCCGACGGCAAGCCCTACGACTTCCAGCTCAACTACGCGCTGCAGCTTCTGCACGGCAAGGTGGCGGCCATTCCCGCCAGCACCGCCGCGGCGAATTGA